The following DNA comes from Mycoplasma phocoenae.
AATAAACTAGAAGTTTCTTGCAGCTTCTGCAATCGTACATATAAAGAGTTGTAATAAATTAATTGCTAAATGGCAATTTTTTCTTTTTCTTTTTTATATATAAAGAAGATGACATAAAATATTTTTTTGACAAATTTGGCACTATTTTGACAAGAGTGCCAAATAATGTGCTATCATATGAATATCTAAAAAATATTTAAAAACGATTTTTAAGAAAAAAAGGAGTAAAAAATGGCTAAAGAAATAATATTAGGAATTGACTTAGGAACAACAAACTCTGTAGTTTCTATAATTGAAAACAAACAACCTAAAGTATTAGAAGCACCATCGGGAAAAAGAACCACACCATCAGTAGTAAGTTTTAAAAACAATGAAACAATCGTTGGAGAAGTAGCGAAACGTCAATTAGAAACAAATCCAGACGCAGTAGCTTCTGTAAAACGTTTGATGGGGACATCAGAAACAGTGCACGTAAATAATAAGGATTACAAACCAGAAGAAATTAGTGCTTTAATACTTTCTTACATGAAAGAATACGCAGAAAAGAAAATTGGTCACAGCGTTAAAAAGGCAGTTATTACTGTTCCAGCATATTTTGATAATGCTCAACGTGAAGCGACAAAAAACGCAGGAAAAATCGCAGGCTTAGATGTTGTACGTATTATTAATGAACCTACTGCAGCAGCATTAGCTTTCGGATTAGATAAAGATCAATCAAAATCACAAAAAGTATTAGTATTTGATTTAGGTGGTGGAACATTCGACGTTTCAATTTTAGAAATGGAAGAAGGAACATTCGACGTTTTATCAACATCAGGAGATAACAATTTAGGTGGAGACGACTGAGATCACAAGATTGTTGATTGAATGGTTTCTGAAATTGAAAAAGAACACAAATACAACCCTACAAAAGATAAAATGGCAATGGCTCGTTTAAAAGAAGAATCTGAAAAAGCTAAAATCGCTTTATCAAATTCATCAGTTGCGTCAATCTCATTACCTTTCTTAGCAGTTACTGAAGAAGGTCCAATTAACGTTGAATTAGAATTAAAACGTTCAGAATTCGAATTAATGACTCAAGATTTACTTGAAAGAGTTAAAAAACCAATTTTAGATGCTTTAAAAGAAGCTAACATAGAAGCGAGTGAACTAGATGAAATTTTATTAGTTGGTGGATCAACAAGAATGCCAGCAGTTCAAGAATTAGTTGAAAAAGTAGTAGGTAAAAAACCGAACCATTCAATTAACCCTGATGAAGTTGTATCAATAGGAGCAGCTATTCAAGGTGGAATACTAGCGGGAGATATTGATGACATTTTATTACTTGATGTAACACCATTGACATTAGGTATTGAAACAGAAGGTGGAATCGCAACTCCTTTAATACCAAGAAATTCAACAATACCAGTTACAAAAACTCAAGTATTTTCAACAGCAGTTGATAATCAACCAGCTGTATCAATAGTAGTTGTTCAAGGTGAACGTCAAATGGCTTATGACAATAAAATTTTAGGGCAATTCACATTGGAGGGTATTGAACCAGCCCCACGTGGTGTTCCTCAAATTGAAATAAGTTTTTCAATAGACGTTAACGGAATTACAAAAGTAACAGCTAAAGATAAAAAAACAAATAAAGAGCACACAATAACAATTGAAAACACATCTCAATTAACTGAAGATGAAGTAAATAAAATGGTTAAAGAAGCCGAAGAAAACCGTGAAGCAGATAAGAAAAAACGTGAAGAAATTGAAACACAAGTTCGTTCAGAAAGCTTTATTAATCAATTAGAAAAACAATACAATGACACAAAAGATAAATTAACTGAAGATCAAAAAACAAAAATGGAAGCTGAAATCAAAGAATTAAAAGATTTATTAGCTGCTAAAAAATTCGATGAATTAAAACAAAAAATCGATGCATTCGAAGCTCAAGCGAAAGCATTCCAAGAACAAATGCAACAAGCAGGAGTTAAACCAGAAGATTTAGAAAACATGATGAAAAATCAAAATCCAACTGACGAAAAAGATAAAGACATTAACTAAAATATATTTAACTGATAACAAAACATTCACATATTAAGTGTGAATGTTTTTTTTAACAAAAGTATTAAAAAACCCAGGATTTAGTTCCCAGATTTTTTAAAATTAAATGTGTTTATGTTTTGCAACATGTATTTTTCTAATTCCTCTTGATTATTAAATTTTGTCTTAATATCTTTCACCTCTCCGGTGATTTGACCATTATTGATGAAAATTATTCGATCGCATAAGCTAAAAACTTCGTTTGCATCATGACTAACTAAAATAAGAGAAGTTTCGAACTGATTTAGATAAACTAGTAATAGTTCTTTAACGAGACTTTTTGTTTGAATATCCAGACCGGCAGTAAACTCGTCTAATATTAAAACTTTGGGATTGTAAATTAATGAAAAAAATAAATTAATTCTTTGTTTTTGTCCACCGCTCAGTGAACCATACGTAATATTCATTAAAGAATCAATATTCAATATGTTTTTTAATTGCTCGGTAAATTCTTCATTAATGAATGATTTGGCATATTTTACTAATTCTTTATATATACGTGACACTTTGTATTTTTTTATAAATTTATTTTCTTGAAACTGTATTGCAATACATTCGTAAGGACTGTTTTTATATTCAAATGAGTATTCAATATTACCTGAAGTTTTGCTTTTATAACCTGCTATTATTTCTACTAATGTAGTTTTTCCGGAACCATTAGGGCCAATTATTGCCAATCTATCATTTTTGTATATTTGCAATGAGAAATCTTTCAGTATGTGAGCTGGTATTTGTCAAGGAAATTTGCGATATTTTTTATTTAGATTTTTAATGGTAATTCAATTATTTTTAAGCATATTGCTCCATTCTTGTTTTATATAAAACTATTAATGAGATATTAATCGTTGCATTTACAATAAAAGGAATAAATCATACAAATGTATATTCAAAAAATGGCAATACATGTGTTAATGATGTTATTATAGTGTGAGAATTAATGGTATATGCCGGCAATATAACTGCTGCAATATATAACATAGAACTGATTATACTTTTTGACTGTTCAGTCTTGGAATAAAGCATAACTAGGTTTGTTATTAATGTAAGCATAAAACTAGCTAAAATAGTTAAAGCTATCGAAATTCATAAAAAAGCTTTTGAATTGTTTTTTATGATATGTTTTAACAATTCAAATAATGTAATAGCTCATACATAAAAACTAATTGTAAATAATATTCCAACATGTGAGATGACTAATGATTCTTTAGTTTTTAGATCAATTCCAAAACGCAATATTATTTCAATCATCATGCCTAAGAATAACACAAAAGCAAATCCAATCAAATAAGAAAATAAATTGTTGTGCCTTAAAATAACGCCGTTACCATTTAATAATCGAATTTTTGTAAAGTAATGTGAGTATTTTAACTCGTAAGATATTGAAGCTGCCATTAAAGCAAATAATAATGATATAAATATAAAAAATGAATTAAATTTTGAAGACAGTATTGAAATGTTTTCATAAACATATTTGTATATATAAGTGTTTTCATTTGTCTTATCGTTATTGTGGCTGTAATTAATAAATCCAAAAACAAGGATTAAAATAACACTTAGAACACAAAATGTAATAAACATGTTTTTATGTTTTTTAATAAAAATTTTTCAAAACATTGATGTATTTGTTTTTAGTTGTTTTTTTTCCATGTTAGATCCTTTGTTACAATGTTGTAAAATAATTACAAATATTATATAAAATTTATTTACATTAAAGGAGCAAATCATGAATAATAACAATGAATTAATAAAACCTATAATTTTTACTGACATGGACGGCACATTATATGGATCTGACTTTAAAGTTATGAAACAAACAAAGTCTGATATCGAATTCGCTTTATCTATAAACGAAGAAAATTTCATTAGCAGTGATTTTAATTTATGCACCGGTAATCCAATTACTGAAAGAACCATTAATATAGCAAATGAATTAAAAGCGAAATATATTATTGGTTCTACAGGTGCACAAATTTACGATGTTGATAATAACAAAATTGTTGTACAACATTGTATTGACAACGAAACCACTCAAGAAATAATTGAATTTTCACTGAAAAATAATATTGAATTAAACTTTTTTAATGAAAAGGTGTATTATTACGCAGGATACAAAAACCAAGAAGATTTAAATTATACATTGAGTTATCATTTTGATACTGAAGAAGCAAAGGCAAAAATGGTTCAAAAATACACAAATCAAGTCATTGATAATATTGTAAAAATTGAATCATGATGTGATCCTAAATATTTTGATATTTTGGAAGATAAATTAAAAACCTTAAATGTCTCTTATGTAAAATCAAATTGTGGTTTTGAAATAATGGCTAATAACGTTAATAAAGGAACTGGCATTCAAAATGTTTTACAAATGTTTTACCCTGGACATGAATTGGAAAACGTTTTTTGTGCAGGTGATTCAAACAATGATTTAAGTATGTTTGAAATATGTGGTTATTCATACGCG
Coding sequences within:
- a CDS encoding Cof-type HAD-IIB family hydrolase — its product is MNNNNELIKPIIFTDMDGTLYGSDFKVMKQTKSDIEFALSINEENFISSDFNLCTGNPITERTINIANELKAKYIIGSTGAQIYDVDNNKIVVQHCIDNETTQEIIEFSLKNNIELNFFNEKVYYYAGYKNQEDLNYTLSYHFDTEEAKAKMVQKYTNQVIDNIVKIESWCDPKYFDILEDKLKTLNVSYVKSNCGFEIMANNVNKGTGIQNVLQMFYPGHELENVFCAGDSNNDLSMFEICGYSYAMANSPSSVQTKAKYHTSSVEQNGLGEAIIDYLYRLNKTKKKYLLH
- the dnaK gene encoding molecular chaperone DnaK, coding for MAKEIILGIDLGTTNSVVSIIENKQPKVLEAPSGKRTTPSVVSFKNNETIVGEVAKRQLETNPDAVASVKRLMGTSETVHVNNKDYKPEEISALILSYMKEYAEKKIGHSVKKAVITVPAYFDNAQREATKNAGKIAGLDVVRIINEPTAAALAFGLDKDQSKSQKVLVFDLGGGTFDVSILEMEEGTFDVLSTSGDNNLGGDDWDHKIVDWMVSEIEKEHKYNPTKDKMAMARLKEESEKAKIALSNSSVASISLPFLAVTEEGPINVELELKRSEFELMTQDLLERVKKPILDALKEANIEASELDEILLVGGSTRMPAVQELVEKVVGKKPNHSINPDEVVSIGAAIQGGILAGDIDDILLLDVTPLTLGIETEGGIATPLIPRNSTIPVTKTQVFSTAVDNQPAVSIVVVQGERQMAYDNKILGQFTLEGIEPAPRGVPQIEISFSIDVNGITKVTAKDKKTNKEHTITIENTSQLTEDEVNKMVKEAEENREADKKKREEIETQVRSESFINQLEKQYNDTKDKLTEDQKTKMEAEIKELKDLLAAKKFDELKQKIDAFEAQAKAFQEQMQQAGVKPEDLENMMKNQNPTDEKDKDIN